The Sphaeramia orbicularis chromosome 18, fSphaOr1.1, whole genome shotgun sequence genome contains a region encoding:
- the LOC115438236 gene encoding non-lysosomal glucosylceramidase-like — protein WLCTITLSPDDEPWQRVNAYLIHDTADWKDLNLKFVLQVYRDFHLTQDRQYLQDMWPICQAVMESEMKFDLDGDGLIENSGYADQTYDGWTVTGPRVC, from the exons TGGTTGTGTACGATAACCCTGTCCCCAGATGATGAGCCGTGGCAGAGGGTCAATGCCTACCTCATCCATGACACTGCAGACTGGAAGGACCTGAACCTCAAGTTTGTCCTGCAGGTTTACAGAGACTTCCATCTCACACAGGACAGGCAGTATTTACAGGACATGTGGCCAATCTGCCAG GCGGTGATGGAGTCGGAGATGAAGTTCGACCTGGATGGAGACGGACTCATTGAGAACTCTGGATATGCAGACCAGACTTATGATGGATGGACAGTGACTGGACCAAG GGTATGTTGA